The genomic region ATCAATACTTTGAGTAGTAATCTGCACAAGACCGCCGAGTTTGCTGATAAAATAGGTCACTATCAATTTGATATTCACTTTGAGGCACGCAGCGAAAAAGACCTTCTGGGCAAAGCACTGCTAGAAATGCGAGATAACCTCAAGCGTATCGATGAAGAAGCAAAGCTAAGAGAATGGCACAATCGAGGCATTGCCATCTTCAACGAGTTGTCTCGCATGGAGTTTAAAGAAATAGAGGAGTTCGGTTATCGTGTTGTTTACGAGCTCATACGCTATTTAGACATTGTACACGGTGCTTTCTATGTTGTAGAAGAAGAAACAACCGGGCGCCGTCACATACGCATGGCTGCTTGTTATGCTTATGACCGTCGCCGCTTCGATGACGTGCACTTTGAGATAGAAGAAGGCATCATAGGACAAGTAGTGTACGAAAAGGACAAAGTGATTTTGCGCGACCTCCCCGAAGGTTACCTTCAAATAAGCTCTGGATTAGGCGAAAGCAATCCTAAGATGCTGTTAGCAGTACCTTTAAAAACAGAACAAGCTGTCTTTGGTGTGCTGGAATTAGCCTCTTTCCGCGAGTTTCAAGCACATGAAATAGCATTTGTCGAAGAAGTAGCAGAAACAGTAGCCATGTCCATTGCTTCCGTGCAAATAGCAGAGCAGACCCGCAAGCTGCTCAAGGAAGCACAAGAAACAGCACAGCAAATGCGGGCACAAGAAGAAGAAATGCGTCAAAACATGGAAGAATTGGCAGCTACACAAGAAGCGCTCGCCAAACGCGAAAAAGAACAAAGAGAAGTCATAGAAAGACTGCGCAACGAATACGAATCACGCCTTGAAAGCATTTATAAAAGAGAGAAACATCTAAAAAATCAGCTTCAGGAAGCACAGCAAGAAATGCAAACCCTGCGAGTAAAAGTGGCTGAACTGGAAAGACAGCGCGACGAGCTGCGCCGGGTGATTCACCAGTTGCGTCAAGACGATAAGTTAGCTCGTCAAGCGCTCAAGGTCAAAGATGAAGAAATCGCTGAGTTAAAAGCCAAAATAGAGGAAATGAAGAAAAAGAAAGGGTAAGCAAAACCTTTGAGAGCAGTATTCAATTGAATGTGGTAATTTTATCGGCAGGTCAATTAAGTGAATACTTCTTTAATCCATCGATGCTGATGGTAATTTATTTTGGTTACCCTCCTGGTAAAAAAGCCTACCATTGTAAAGCAAGACAAAGGGGTTGCCCTTTTCATCCGAAACGCAAACGTAGTTT from Thermonema lapsum harbors:
- a CDS encoding HAMP domain-containing protein codes for the protein MKQQHSPVYVKRSILPSFNVNSIQSKATLLLIALVLLTLASYLLVFYSTNQLARHHTWTEIARRNELSVQQMVYWTEKVAAGETQLNKKLEQETIAFQNRLDILKYGGEVYITQKRLKVPPIKGEAQNKLSEVEILWNNYKKQIDVLITQEATVPAIDSSYNELGIIEYSIRKVPNRERQAAIVYIRDNSFNLLKQSAELSDILAASYYDTKSRTTQNLIIAFLIYVGLFIITYIQFKNTLINPIRRIAEAAERLAQGDVNIHLRIKQKDEVGQLAQSINTLSSNLHKTAEFADKIGHYQFDIHFEARSEKDLLGKALLEMRDNLKRIDEEAKLREWHNRGIAIFNELSRMEFKEIEEFGYRVVYELIRYLDIVHGAFYVVEEETTGRRHIRMAACYAYDRRRFDDVHFEIEEGIIGQVVYEKDKVILRDLPEGYLQISSGLGESNPKMLLAVPLKTEQAVFGVLELASFREFQAHEIAFVEEVAETVAMSIASVQIAEQTRKLLKEAQETAQQMRAQEEEMRQNMEELAATQEALAKREKEQREVIERLRNEYESRLESIYKREKHLKNQLQEAQQEMQTLRVKVAELERQRDELRRVIHQLRQDDKLARQALKVKDEEIAELKAKIEEMKKKKG